One region of Primulina tabacum isolate GXHZ01 chromosome 1, ASM2559414v2, whole genome shotgun sequence genomic DNA includes:
- the LOC142529235 gene encoding uncharacterized protein LOC142529235, with amino-acid sequence MALEWVVLSYAAAAEAIMLLLLTVPGLDALRKGLISVTRSLLKPFLSIVPFCLFLLMDIYWKYETRPSCESESCSPSEHLRHQKSAMKSQRNAILIASALIFYWLLYSVTGLVVKIDQLNKRIEKLKSQ; translated from the coding sequence ATGGCTTTGGAATGGGTTGTTCTGAGCTATGCTGCGGCGGCGGAAGCAATCATGCTCCTCCTGTTGACGGTTCCGGGTCTGGACGCGCTTCGCAAGGGCCTGATCAGCGTGACTCGGAGCCTGCTGAAGCCGTTCCTCTCCATCGTTCCCTTCTGTCTGTTCCTTCTTATGGACATCTACTGGAAGTACGAGACCCGACCCAGTTGCGAATCCGAGTCGTGCTCCCCATCCGAGCACCTCCGCCACCAGAAATCCGCCATGAAGTCTCAGCGCAACGCGATTTTGATCGCTTCGGCGCTTATTTTCTACTGGCTCCTGTACTCTGTTACGGGTCTGGTGGTTAAGATCGATCAGTTGAATAAGCGGATCGAGAAGCTCAAGTCTCAGTAA
- the LOC142556500 gene encoding protein RKD3-like, which yields MVSRETSIPKLEYSTEEQAPLGIWDYGYPHHEGDNFGILGLDELLEPYSLAHPFNYHNSNVQIKLNDFQDFSSDLASWDLDFNFNYFNTFDMSDGNMNFNQFESNDHITSYENMDKKNKSHSSNILAVVSEDPAPNPPTGYQAVEVVKHGRYKSSTLELDDIQKYFDIPITRAAKELNVGLTILKKRCRELNIMRWPHRKIKSLKSLIHNVKELGLSEEIELLENHKRMIHEVPEMELTERTKKLRQACFKANYKKRRSLHQSALI from the exons ATGGTTTCAAGAGAAACCAGCATCCCGAAATTGGAATATTCGACGGAGGAGCAAGCGCCTCTCGG GATATGGGATTATGGATATCCTCACCATGAAGGAGATAACTTCGGTATACTAGGTTTGGACGAATTATTAGAGCCATATTCATTGGCTCATCCATTTAATTATCACAATTCTAATGTTCAGATTAAGCTAAatgattttcaagatttttcgAGTGATTTAGCCTCGTGGGATCTCGAttttaatttcaattatttcaaTACTTTCGACATGTCCGATGGTAACATGAATTTTAATCAATTCGAGTCCAATGATCATATTACTTCTTACGAGAACATGGACAAGAAGAACAAATCCCATAGTTCCAATATTCTAGCTGTCGTAAGTGAAGATCCGGCGCCGAATCCGCCAACTGGATACCAGGCCGTGGAAGTTGTCAAACATGGGAGGTACAAGTCTTCGACGTTGGAGTTGGATGACATCCAGAAGTACTTTGATATTCCGATAACTAGGGCAGCGAAGGAACTGAACGTCGGGTTGACGATTCTGAAGAAGAGATGTCGAGAGCTGAACATTATGCGATGGCCGCATAGAAAGATCAAGAGTTTGAAATCCCTTATCCATAATGTCAAG GAATTGGGTTTGAGTGAAGAGATAGAGCTGCTAGAGAATCATAAAAGAATGATACACGAAGTGCCAGAAATGGAGTTAACCGAGAGAACCAAGAAACTAAGGCAAGCTTGTTTCAAGGCAAATTACAAGAAGAGAAGATCATTGCACCAATCTGCTCTAATTTGA
- the LOC142516692 gene encoding myb-related protein 330-like: MGRQPCCDKVGLKKGPWTAEEDKKLIDFILNNGQCCWRALPKLAGLLRCGKSCRLRWTNYLRPDLKRGLLSEYEEKMVIDLHAQLGNRWSKIASHLPGRTDNEIKNHWNTHIKKKLRKMGIDPLTHKPLPPPATGQPPAAPSLNTAAEAEYPPAAPDITMQSNTNNVELPNDNDDKTKIPFASIELIHEDFCIDEIPVVQPHEIMFSFDEITCPPSSSSSSSSSSSSSSPSSSNMREELSFSPTLDYYYNIWEDDFSGSDLLIDSDREFIRDNIMNQLMSLL; this comes from the exons atgGGAAGGCAACCATGCTGTGATAAAGTGGGATTAAAGAAAGGGCCATGGACTGCTGAGGAAGACAAGAAACTGATCGATTTCATCCTCAACAATGGCCAATGCTGCTGGAGAGCTCTGCCGAAACTCGCCG GGCTGTTAAGGTGCGGAAAGAGCTGCAGATTGAGATGGACAAATTACTTGAGGCCGGATTTGAAAAGGGGACTTCTCTCTGAATATGAAGAGAAGATGGTCATTGATCTTCATGCCCAGCTTGGTAACAG ATGGTCTAAAATAGCTTCTCATCTCCCTGGAAGAACTGATAATGAAATAAAGAACCATTGGAACACTCACATCAAGAAGAAGCTAAGGAAAATGGGAATCGACCCTCTTACGCACAAGCCTCTACCACCGCCCGCCACCGGACAACCACCTGCAGCACCATCGCTAAACACGGCGGCGGAGGCGGAATATCCGCCTGCTGCCCCTGACATCACGATGCAATCTAACACTAATAATGTCGAACTACCCAACGATAATGATGACAAAACCAAGATCCCATTTGCCTCCATAGAATTAATCCATGAAGATTTCTGCATCGATGAAATCCCAGTGGTCCAACCCCATGAAATTATGTTTTCTTTCGATGAAATAACATGTCCTCCATCGTCGTCTTCGTCGTCATCTTCGTCGTCATCTTCGTCTTCTCCTTCCTCCTCGAATATGCGCGAAGAACTATCGTTTTCGCCAACTTTGGACTATTATTACAACATCTGGGAGGATGACTTCAGTGGATCAGATTTGTTGATTGATTCCGATAGAGAATTTATTAGGGATAACATAATGAACCAGTTAATGAGCCTGCTGTGA